One Cryptosporidium parvum Iowa II chromosome 5, whole genome shotgun sequence DNA segment encodes these proteins:
- a CDS encoding Alg5 like dolichyl-phosphate beta-glucosyltransferase: MHFKGDIWKVIFKHRMLFVSFLVLGLALVTYILIGSYKIKSEPDDDKVIRQVFYSQNYEISKEADKESWNTISGNILKDSELYLSIVIPAFNEEDRILKNLSSMVYYMESRNREDPKFIYEIILVNDGGSDDTLKICEDFWRQKIQNKEIIGGRMRLLSSLVNKGKGFAVKIGVMASLGKYILMADADGATKIDCFSKMEDIILSKDEQQQIIFGSRNINALSEDNVSNIERAWYRQILNTAFHKIMKVIINTNLNDTQCGFKLFSRRLARVIFPSLHIKRWAFDIEIVIIAQILNLEIQPVSVDWKEVQGSKLSVFSDSIKMLLDILILKSFYILHIWKVKDHSLLGRPCEKPVPTYRKTS, encoded by the coding sequence ATGCATTTTAAAGGAGATATATGGAAAGTTATATTTAAGCACAGAATGCTATTTGTTTCTTTCCTAGTTCTGGGGTTGGCTTTAGTTACATATATATTGATAGGAAGTTATAAGATAAAGTCTGAACCAGATGATGACAAAGTTATTAGGCAGGTATTTTATAGTCAAAATTATGAAATTAGCAAAGAGGCAGATAAGGAAAGTTGGAATACTATTAGtggaaatatattgaaGGATTCAGAATTGTATTTATCGATAGTAATTCCAGCTTTTAATGAAGAGGATCgaattttaaagaatttaagcTCAATGGTCTATTATATGGAGAGTAGGAATAGAGAGGATCCAAAGTTTATATATGAAATAATCTTGGTGAATGATGGTGGAAGTGATGATACCTTGAAAATTTGTGAGGATTTTTGGAGACaaaaaatccaaaataaagaaataattggAGGCAGAATGCGTTTATTATCTAGTCTTGTAAACAAAGGAAAAGGATTTGCTGTCAAAATTGGGGTTATGGCAAGCCTCGggaaatatatattaatggCAGATGCAGATGGAGCAACTAAAATTGATTGCTTCTCTAAAATGGAGGACATCATTTTAAGTAAAGACGAACAACAACAGATTATTTTTGGGTCTAGAAATATAAATGCTTTATCGGAAGACAACGTTTCTAATATTGAGAGAGCTTGGTATCGTCAGATTTTGAATACAGCTTTCCATAAGATTATGAAAGTTATTATCaatacaaatttaaatgataCTCAATGTGGGTTTAAGCTCTTCTCAAGGAGATTAGCCAGAGTAATCTTCCCTTCCTTGCATATTAAAAGATGGGCTtttgatattgaaattgTAATCATTGCCCAAATTCTTAATCTTGAGATTCAACCAGTCAGTGTTGATTGGAAAGAAGTCCAAGGTTCGAAGTTGTCCGTATTTTCGGACTCCATTAAAATGCTCTTGGATATCCTAATCcttaaatcattttatattcttcaCATATGGAAAGTCAAAGATCATAGTCTATTGGGTAGGCCCTGCGAAAAACCAGTACCTACTTATAGGAAAACCAGCTAA
- a CDS encoding leucine aminopeptidase; of possible plant or bacterial origin, which produces FPELRLDLVTSKLIIFEPRRIEEIEKMVNPIHPECIPMSEFNESLKFEFSVLKDKYDESLKGDCLVLCVPNKDIMQSIPSFYESLDTILNGILKDIIETANQESSLKDENNTIHVNLPPKYPFKYLMLISFGENKKTSPVFFNKMITQMNEFQKKNKNIQSFTVVLGFDNVVSSDIMYFCTQFPIDNTIEKRFKGNIVGSEPKKPTKKIERIHFVLRSEDTIKDCNSRVLDAQSVSRGLLFARDLTSAPPNYCDPVNMAKEVISMAKSVGLEGKILQPKECEELKMGAFLAVAQGSKSPAQFVHLTYKPKGEIKKRIALVGKGITMDTGGYNIKHQMIHFMKGDMGGAAAVFGTALSVGLIKPENIEVHFISAICDNLVSRDAYLPGCIITASNGKTIEVGNTDAEGRLTLADALVYACNLKVETVIDLATLTGANYRLFEGRYASVLGNNDELFQMIQTCGKTVYEKFWQLPLDPEFQEMVKSEIADLNNTSEGKAPISTSAAFLCEFVDKNVKYAHIDIAGCSGMGTFGNGFGVKTLVTIIKELSSKC; this is translated from the coding sequence TTTCCTGAGTTAAGGTTGGACTTAGTTACAtcaaaattgattatttttgaGCCAAGaagaattgaagaaattgagaaaATGGTAAATCCAATACATCCAGAATGCATTCCAATGTCGgaatttaatgaatcattaaaatttgaattttcagTCCTAAAAGATAAATATGACGAAAGCTTAAAAGGGGACTGTCTCGTATTATGCGTTccaaataaagatattatgCAAAGTATACCTTCATTTTATGAATCTTTAGACACTATTTTAAATGGAATActtaaagatattataGAAACCGCAAATCAAGAATCATCTcttaaagatgaaaataatacaattcATGTGAATTTGCCTCCAAAATACCCGTTTAAGTATTTGATGTTAATATCATTTGGTGAGAATAAGAAAACAAGTCCagtatttttcaataaaatgATAACTCAAATGAATGAATtccagaaaaaaaataagaatattCAAAGTTTTACAGTTGTTCTTGGTTTTGATAATGTGGTATCTTCAGATATTATGTATTTCTGTACTCAGTTTCCAATCGATAACACAATTGAAAAGAGATTTAAAGGAAACATTGTAGGCTCTGAGCCAAAGAAACCAACAAAGAAGATTGAAAGAATTCACTTTGTTCTTAGGTCAGAAGATACTATAAAGGACTGTAATAGTAGAGTTCTGGATGCTCAATCTGTTTCTAGGGGTTTATTATTCGCAAGAGATCTTACATCTGCTCCTCCAAATTATTGTGACCCAGTCAATATGGCAAAAGAAGTTATTAGTATGGCAAAATCTGTTGGGCTTGAAGGAAAGATTCTTCAACCAAAAGAATGTGAAGAACTTAAGATGGGAGCTTTTCTAGCTGTTGCACAGGGTAGCAAGTCCCCAGCTCAATTTGTCCACCTTACTTATAAACCAAAGGGAGAGATTAAAAAGAGAATTGCCTTAGTAGGTAAGGGAATTACTATGGATACTGGTGGATACAATATTAAGCATCAAATGATTCATTTTATGAAGGGAGATATGGGAGGTGCTGCTGCTGTTTTTGGCACAGCTCTCTCAGTTGGGCTAATTAAGCCAGAGAATATTGAAgttcattttatttcagCAATATGTGATAATTTGGTCTCCAGGGATGCTTATTTACCAGGGTGTATTATCACTGCCTCTAATGGAAAAACCATTGAAGTTGGTAATACTGACGCAGAGGGAAGACTCACTCTAGCTGATGCCCTTGTCTATGCTTGCAACCTCAAAGTCGAGACTGTCATAGATTTAGCTACATTGACAGGGGCTAACTATAGGCTTTTTGAGGGCAGATATGCTTCTGTTCTTGGAAATAATGACGAATTATTCCAGATGATTCAAACATGCGGCAAAACTGTTTATGAGAAATTCTGGCAATTACCTTTAGACCCAGAATTTCAAGAAATGGTCAAATCTGAAATTGCTGACCTAAATAATACTTCTGAAGGAAAGGCCCCAATTTCTACCTCAGCTGCCTTTTTGTGCGAGTTTGTAGACAAGAATGTGAAATATGCCCACATTGATATTGCTGGTTGTTCTGGAATGGGAACCTTTGGTAATGGCTTTGGCGTCAAGACTTTAgttactattattaaagagCTTTCCTCAAAATGTTGA